DNA sequence from the Anguilla anguilla isolate fAngAng1 chromosome 4, fAngAng1.pri, whole genome shotgun sequence genome:
CATCGCCTGGTAACTAGTGCcattttattctaatttttattttttgtcttttgaacAACATGGTGCATTCTTCGGCACTTGCACAGTATTTGCATTTAACTCTACAGTGAGATCGGATCTTGGACTCGCATTATTCCTGTGTCGAATTGTAGAAATGTCCCCTCGAGTTAGGGTGCAATAAATGCACACTGCTTCTGTTTCAGCTACTCTCACTTACGACACACTGCGTTTCGGAGAGTTTGAAGATTTCCCCGAGACAGCAGAGCCGGTTTGGATTTTGGGCAGGGAGTTCAGCGCACTCACAGGTACTGGCGTTCAGGGTGAAATATTACTGATGGTGTAGCCAAACCAGGCATGGCTTTCTGTGTAAGAACTCTGAAGTAGAACTGAATTAGCATTCGCTTAGCGTTGCCCAACGCGGCTGCATTCCTTGTAAGCTGTACAAtagtaaatgtaattttaactATGTTGGTTCAGATTTTCATATTGATCATGCTCTGTGCTAAATACACTGGAATAATTTGGCGGAAATGCATTCAATATATGTCTTTAtcaacttgtgtgtgtgtgcgtgtgctgacCTAGTGCAAACGCTATTTGGCTTATTAAAAAACAGGAACCATTCAACGGGATGTAATATCATTATTTTGACTCTGATGCAGAGATTTGTCTTGTAGTCTTTTCATTTAtcagttattgtttttttttaccatattcAGCTGGTGTGTCTACATGTTCCTAatgaccctttttttttttgggctatCCAATACCTGACAAGCAGGTTCCTTTGAAAACAattgttggttttttgttgAGGTCTCAGTGTCTCAACAACCACAAAAGGTTTCAGATAAATTCTAACTACTTACAGGTCTGAATTGTTGCCGTTGACTGTATTATTAGGAATTTAAATCATAAAGCTTCATTTGGGTTTTTGCTGTAGCTTTTTGTAGAAATGTACACAtttcagacagaaaaaaggTGTTTGCGTGGATCTTGGTTGCTACATATTTCATGGACGCAAAGCTATTGGACTTgctcatgatttaaaaaatatattttctatatttatgtTGTAGAGAAGGATGATATACTGTCTGATGTTGCATCACGCCTGTGGTTCACTTACAGAAAGAACTTTCTGCCCATTGGTGAGTGACATTATTAATCaagttatataaataaacatttatagaATACATCAAATTAATTGTATATCAGGACCATGTAACTGGAGAGGGTGTTTCTGCAGTACTCTCATAATTCTGAATTAGGATTTTCCTTTGTTTGCTGCTTACACCTCATCACAAGTTTGCGAGTcactaaaatgaaaatagtgTTAAGTAGCCTATATAAATATGTAGCCCCTACTTAAATTTATTTGTGAACACAGTGCCATGGAatgttctgttatttatttatacaatgaAGTTTTGGATACAGTGTTATGTGCTTACATAACCCTAGACAAAGCCCATGTCCTTTGAAAGATAATATAAGCTGTTTATggattgtcttgctgcaggaggAACGGGACCCACATCCGATACCGGCTGGGGCTGTATGCTGCGGTGTGGGCAGATGATCTTAGGCGAGGCCTTGGTCTGCAGGCACCTAGGCCGAGGTGCGTCTCCTCAAAAAGAAATCCACGGATTAGTGTTTTATTTCCTGTAGAATAAGGTGTTTAGGACAAACCAGAATATCATCCTGCATTAACATCCCAACtccggtttccttccacagtccaaagacatgcaggttcggttaactggagagtctaaattgcccctgtatgtgtatgagtgtgtgagtggctggtgtgtgtgccctgtgatggactggcgaactgtccagggtgtattcctccctctcgcccaatgcatgctgggataggctccagcacctcccatgaccctgaccaggtataagtgggttagatagtgaatagatggatggattaaCATCCAGTGATCCAACATGTATTGTTCCATATAGAATCTACTGTACAGAATTGTTAAAGATATCTAGGTTAGAGGTGTTAATTTATTGCCTTTGGCAGGTATCCAGGTGCCCCcttaagttttgtttttgacagtGATTATGTCTTTGGGCTGTTTAGACTGGAGGTGGGTAAAAGGACGGAAACAGAAAGAAGAATACTTCAACATACTCAATGCTTTCATCGATAAGAAGGACAGTTACTACTCTATACATCAGATTGGTAAGTAAATGGAAAACGCACTGTTTTACAGGTCTGAGAAGTCAAACTATAATAACTGTAACCGGAAGTAAATTGAATAGATacattaacaaaatgtttttttaattgattttatgtCAGGAAGCGGTGGTCagtatttgagttttttttgtaatggctGATTTATGTTCTACAAAGCACACACTCAGCAGTGCTTTTTTCTCAGTGGATGAATAGATTTTTAGTGATGTTTTCCACTGCAGCCCAGATGGGAGTTGGAGAAGGAAAGTCCATTGGCCAGTGGTATGGACCGAACACGGTGGCACAGGTTCTCAAGTAAGAGTTTTTAAGATTTATCTTTTTACTTTGCTCCGAGAGCACAGTTGAGCATAGGTGAACCATCCACAcacatccattcatccatccatccattatctatacctgatTATCCTGAGCAGGAtagcggggggtgctggagtctatcccagcgttcattgggcgagaggcaggaatacaccctggacaggccgccaatctatcgcagggcaacCATCCACACAGATCTTATCAAATATCCCCTTGGCTTCTGTGTGTGGTGCACCAATGGTCCAATGTCTAATCCTGACCATTGACTGGCCTCGCAGAGTGGTGCATAATTGATTGTAGTGTTGCCcttcccggggggggggggggggttcacttgGCAGGATCGTCTTTGCTTCATCGTACACCAATGGAGACCAGTGCAGTTCCTGTAGGCTTGTAGGCATATTCCTGTGCATGCAATGACTGTACGGCagagctggtggactgcagagggaAAACAAATGTGGCTGTGTAACAGTCGTTTTCACTTCACTGCTCATTTAAGACTTGCAAATGAATGGAGTGTCCGGTACTCTATAGGCTGGCTCTTGCTGTAATAAGGTCAGTGTAATTGTCCAGGTTGTGCCTGTCTCAACCACATTTGCTTCTTTCTCTGCAACATGCAAACAATATATTCagttttaatacatattttgtcTACAGAACTCACCatgtctttcatttatattcttttgGCCTATAGAAGAGCACCAAAAGCATAACAACTGGCAAGACATGCCTTGGCATGCCTGTGCTCTTCTGAATTGAGATGATACTGGCTTCAGAATATGGCATTCTAGATTGGCAATGGAATCGCtgataataatttgtttaattactAATGAAAGGTAGAGTCTGAGCTTTTGCCCATTTATCTTCCCCTAGGAAACTATCTGTGTTCGACACTTGGAGCCGATTAGCTGTGCACGTTGCCATGGACAACACCGTGGTCATTGAGGAAATCAGTGAGTCTTCTAATTCATCAAGCAGTCCATACTCTTGCTTCCCGCTAGCAGAAATGCAAAAGAGAACCCAATGTGGGTTGGTGGCAGGGGAGAGGGGCTTAAGACGCCCGTGAGCTGACGACCTGGCCTTTCCCGTGTCCCAGAGCGGCTGTGTATGCCCTGGCTGGACTTCGCGGGGGCGGCGTgcacgggggcggggctggagctGAACGGCTGCCTGGAGGGGGCCTGCgccctgggggaggaggagactgCACTCTGGAAGCCGCTGGTGCTGCTCATCCCCCTGCGGCTGGGTCTGAGCGACATCAACGAGGCCTACATCGAGACTCTGAAGGTACGGCTGGCACACAGGCCTGCATGGGGACACTGGGGATAGGGTTTctgcacttactgtacacaaGCCTATGTGGACAACACTGAAGGTATTGTTCTCACACTTGTATAGGCTTAAATGGAGACACTGATGTTATTGTTCTCACACTTGCATAGGCTTAAATGGAGACACTGATGGTATGGTGGTCACACTTGTACAGTCCTGTACTAAGCAGTGATGGTGACAGTCAGTTTTGAATTGGCTGAAATGGAATTGCCTCACACTCTGGATGGGGACATGTAGTAGTAGTAAGGCTAACAGGCTTAAAAACTCAGACCCAACTGAAGTCTGCTGGAAGGTAGATGTACGGGTGTTGAGACTTTAATAAAATTCAGGATGCAATATCGGCAAAAACTGAGTGATTCACTTTGATCTGAGTAAAGACTAAACTCTTTTTCTCCATGGAACACCAGCAATGCTTCATGTTGCCTCAGTCTCTGGGAGTCATCGGCGGGAAACCCAACAGCGCGCATTACTTTATCGGCTTTGTGGGTGAGTACGTACCGAGCGCCTGCGTGACTCCCTGAGCGGGGTGGGCAAATATCCCAAACTGCATATTTTGTCATCCGTATTTGCTTTCTTGATTTCTGTAAACTGGACCCTATTTGTGTGTAACCCCCtcataatttcttaatttttgcTGCCTGGCAGTTAATAGGGTTCATCAGTGTTGTCTTGCCCAAAGTGGTTGTTCTTAAAACTCCCCGTCACACTTCTGCAGGAGAGGAACTCATTTATTTGGACCCCCACACCACTCAGCCGGCGGTGGAGCCGTGTGAAGATGGCCAGGTCCCCGACGACACGTACCACTGCCAGCACCCGCCCTGCCGCATGCACATCTGCGAGCTGGACCCCTCCATTGCAGTGGTACGCTCCATTACAAAAGTGGCAGAGCTGGGATGTACCACAggcggaggcgggggtgggggggtgaataTTGTTAAAATGGGCAGCTTTCCCGCAGCGATGCGATTATGCTCTACTCATTTAACACACAAAGTGGAGGGCATATAGCACCAGTGTCACAAACCTTGAAGGCCCTGTGTTGGTCAGAGCTGGCGTCCTGTGTGGGATGGCATTCCTGGCGCCCCATGCTAAAGTAGTTCTGTCTCCTGCCTAGGGCTTCTTCTGCAGAACAGAGGATGACTTTGATGACTGGTGTCTGCGCATTCGCAAGGTGGGTCAGCTGCTGGCAAAGTACGGCCCGGCGCACGGAGCCAAATGATAAATCGTGATCAGTAAATGTTAAGTGGAAAGCTCTGTTCGAAGCCAGCGGAGGCGACTGGCGTTGGGGAGGAAAGCGAGGGCTTACTCGGCAGTTTTGTCCGTGCGCCCGCATGCGGCCTCGTGCCAGGCTCAGAGTTGGCGGTGTCTGCGGGATGCTGTGCGCGAGCGCTAACCCGGGTGTCCCCTGTCCCACAGCTGTCCTGCAGTAAGGAAGGGCTGCCCATGTTCGAACTGGTGGACAGCCAGCCGTCCCACCTCATCAACACAGACGTGCTCAATCTCACTCCAGGTCAGTGGCACACAGGCCTCTATAGTCTGTGGGGGATGGGCGTTCTACTACAT
Encoded proteins:
- the atg4b gene encoding cysteine protease ATG4B isoform X1; this translates as MDAATLTYDTLRFGEFEDFPETAEPVWILGREFSALTEKDDILSDVASRLWFTYRKNFLPIAGGTGPTSDTGWGCMLRCGQMILGEALVCRHLGRDWRWVKGRKQKEEYFNILNAFIDKKDSYYSIHQIAQMGVGEGKSIGQWYGPNTVAQVLKKLSVFDTWSRLAVHVAMDNTVVIEEIKRLCMPWLDFAGAACTGAGLELNGCLEGACALGEEETALWKPLVLLIPLRLGLSDINEAYIETLKQCFMLPQSLGVIGGKPNSAHYFIGFVGEELIYLDPHTTQPAVEPCEDGQVPDDTYHCQHPPCRMHICELDPSIAVGFFCRTEDDFDDWCLRIRKLSCSKEGLPMFELVDSQPSHLINTDVLNLTPDFSDSDRLERFFDSEDEEFEILSL
- the atg4b gene encoding cysteine protease ATG4B isoform X2 — translated: MDAATLTYDTLRFGEFEDFPETAEPVWILGREFSALTEKDDILSDVASRLWFTYRKNFLPIGGTGPTSDTGWGCMLRCGQMILGEALVCRHLGRDWRWVKGRKQKEEYFNILNAFIDKKDSYYSIHQIAQMGVGEGKSIGQWYGPNTVAQVLKKLSVFDTWSRLAVHVAMDNTVVIEEIKRLCMPWLDFAGAACTGAGLELNGCLEGACALGEEETALWKPLVLLIPLRLGLSDINEAYIETLKQCFMLPQSLGVIGGKPNSAHYFIGFVGEELIYLDPHTTQPAVEPCEDGQVPDDTYHCQHPPCRMHICELDPSIAVGFFCRTEDDFDDWCLRIRKLSCSKEGLPMFELVDSQPSHLINTDVLNLTPDFSDSDRLERFFDSEDEEFEILSL